Part of the Vigna unguiculata cultivar IT97K-499-35 chromosome 3, ASM411807v1, whole genome shotgun sequence genome, AACGGAGTGATGGAACACCATAAGGATATCCATGTTTTGACTATCCGAACAAAATGAGTTCTCTCGACAACAATGCTTTGACAAAGGTATATAGAAAATAGAGTTTTTTCATATATTCCAAACATATATACCATGGTATCATGTTCCTTACCTTGACGGTATCAATTACTATCGATATCGATGTAGTCTTTCTTGTATCTAAACTTTTTGGAAAATAACTCAAAATCCTTTTCATGCACTCCATGTCATAAATCATCAAcaactaaattaaaacaaaaaataaaaatagaaaatgagatACAGTTTAATGATCTATGACCTCAGAATCAACTCAACTTTCTTGGCAATCATAGAGCATCAATGTGCATTCACTTTAAGTTGAGAAATTTTTACTCGGATCTGATTTCAAACTTTATGACTTCTCAACAATCATagatttaaaacattttttaagaaTGAGTCAACCCAACTCACAGAAATTTTACAATCCGGGATTGGTAGGTTAGTGGATTGATTTACTTaccaatgtttttctttttttttttacaatttattttatgtatttattgcATTATAATGAGAATAACctgacttaatttatttttataatagtgaaatcaaatatgattataaagataatagttgaagattaaagtatcaacatgtataaattgaaaaacaaattaattcaacattcaaaatattcaaatattattgaacaacctggatatatatatatatctagcTCCCAGTACTCTACCCGCGGATACCcacaattatttacaaaataaaaatataatattttacaacatattttaaccataaattcaaataaaaatataatgcataACATTAATTTTAGACAAAGtacaaataactcatttaaatagtgttgaatgacaaattacaaagaaatagaatttttttaaaaccaattgataaaaaataattcatttaaaatgaaTGTGTTcatgttttaatcatgttttgtttatttaatttaaattagagtataacaAGTACGGATATACATGGCTATGAATACTATGATTCCTATATCTGCCTCGTTAACatgagaatataaaaaatacccgcatatatttatttataatatctattttttccTCGTTTTATGATAAAGGTTAAATTCAATCCACTtctaaaaacattaaatttttaaaaaaattgaattttttcgACCTAACCCGTTTTAAATCTGTGATGAACAAAGTTAAaatcattttgacatctctaatttGGATTTggacgaagaaaaaaaaaaattggaggccAGCAAAAGGAAGATGGCCCgaaatatcaataatatttcaGAATTATTAATTAGATTTCTATTTCTAATTTCTTCTCAAGTACGACTTACCTCGTGTTTTCCCGTATAGTCACACTTAGTTTTGAAACGGACCCAATTTTTAGCGTCGCAAAAGACgacataaaacatatatttgtttcttttgtatagCAATTTTTTTTCTGCGATGGTTTTATccacacaaaaatattaatatttcaattttaagatAATCTTTGTGTTGATTTATGTGTTGTTCGTTTTGActgaattaataaattttattattttttaatttattggcATTTTCATAGGTTTTCGGTCTGTTAAGCccattctaatatttttaaatagtttttttctgATGTAACTGCAAGAAAATCTTATGTCTAAGATCAATCGtagaaatcaaatataattcgattaatttataaactaaaagttattgataattaaaatagtttataaattaatcattataattaattggttattaatattaattattaagatttaaattattaaaacaaattagtctctaaatttatCCGGTTAATAACCAATCCAACTTCATTCAtagtaaaagaagaaaaaactagTCCAAAAGTCACAAGATAtccatttatttgtttaatttatttaatggaGTAGATGATTAGAAGTCAAATTGAAAGCAACATGAAGTAAAAGCAAATTAAAGGTTGCGGGATGGGTTTATGCATATTTAGTTGCTATCTTCAGGAGAGCATCAACTAGTTGGCGAGGCTTGCTATTCATAACCATATGATCTGCCCCTTTGATTTTCTGAACGTCATTGATGGCAGCATTTTTTATCATCCATTCTTGATATTCTGCAGTAATTGCAATGTCCTCAGTGCAGACAATATAGGAACGTGGAACTGACCCATATCCCTCTCTCGAGAATTTCTTCTGCCTTGACAAGTCTTCCACGAACAGTGATGATGGCCTTACTAAACTCTTAGCCAATTCAAGATCCTGAAAGATCCAATTATCATATTGTTCTAGTTCAAACCTTGAAACTACCAGGGTTatatactttgttttttttGACATTTTCATAACTAAAACAATATTGTAACTAGTAATTACCTCAACGGGGGATCGTGTGTAGAGCTTGTTGGCCAAAAGCATGGGACCGAAGAACATTGATGTTTTGTTTCCACTTGGTTCAAACTTAGTGTCCATCCATGCAGACGCGGGAGTAATCTCACcgtactttttaaaaaaaaaatgatgattaTCTATGATGCACGGATAATATATATGTATCAGATACGACACATATATATGATATGTGAATACGTTTATcttgaaaataataggatacgatacgtgACATATGCATATTGAGACCTATATGATAATTCTCACAAACAtgtaaatatatgatttttatcgtgtaaatccaaattaaaattatatgtattaaagttgttaatataaaaaattatgaactaTTGTCGTCATGAAAGTGTTATTGCTTTATAGATTAGATaccactactaaaaaaactcatatttcctgccaattttgttttaaattttgttcgtagggaatacttacaaattttgttatgaaattttttttgcaagaaattgctaccaattttcttgcaaaatattttgtataaagcacttttcgcaacaaattttgtaagaaatacttacaaattttataattttgtaggaaatgattacACACAAAGGAATTACccgtcaattaaaatttaaaaaaaaaattgtagaaaaaagtcttttcttgcaaaatcTTTTAACAAATTGATAAGAAAAGTCttatgtaatatgagaatttagTAGTGtactttattaataaatatcgataaaatatcttaaagtatTAGACATGGGTAAATGTCACATACTAATACGTGATCCGATCCAAATTGAAGTATCAATATTTCGTAGGTGAATATAAATTCAACTttatcatatttctttttcttcacgtGCTTCTTTGCAAGAAATCCttattaattatctttgatGAATTAAAAGTGGAGACTCGTCGGCTATAATTAATGTacattaatattgtttttcttttttacacaTTGCACTTCTAACTATACTacgtaataatatttttttttatttcgttaaaattactcttttaaagcaagtttataaacaaaatatttcttcaCGATATAGGAACTTCAAATCTTAGATAGATTTCTCTAATGTTAGTCTGTTACATTGCATCTTGTTTTTGTACATTTGGTGTGTATGAAACTATCTAACATATACGCTGCAGCTTTTACTCAGaaataataactttgaaatatataccatccataattatattataataattgtgCTCGtgaagaaatttaaaacttatttgagatataaaataataagtggcGAGAAattaaatatcacaaaaataatattaaatatattcttaCCCTACgcctttaaatttaatttataatataaaataagataaaaaatattgtttgtcCTTTAAGtttcataaaataatcaattttatctttGTTACAAactcacacatacacacacacacacacacatatatatatatatatatatatatatatatatttgatataagaataaatccaaaataaaaaacacattaaaattaagaaaccaaaaaatattaaaatgtattattgtagtttggattttttgttgatatttcttttatgtctttttattgaatttttaaaatacttcaaAGATcactaattttgaaatattaaaatatattaaaattatgttcaaagtatcaaaataatatatttttaataattagtaaaagataacaaaaaaaattgcagagAAACTGGATTCCGTATTATTGGTAGTTCCTTTTATGTGGAACTTGGGTTCATGTGTGTACtttcattttaattagtttCCTAAGTTACACTATTGGGCGGCAATTGCAGTTgcacaaagaaaataaaaatgatgaaaagttGAACAAGTATAGCAGATACCTTTTCCAATACATAAGAAGGGCTGTGTTCTGTGTCTGGAAGAAAAGCTGTTACGTAAGCATTAGCCGCAACATTTTGTGGGAATTTGTCGGAGGCAAGTGCTAGGCTGAGTCCCCCGAGGCTATGACCAACTAGAATCACCTTCTCATTTGGAGGAATGGTTGCCATTAACTGCAACAGAGGCTGAGTGTAGTGTGCGAAACTATCAACATCGTCAATGTTGTGCATGTTGATGCCAGAAGCTGCAAGGTCGAGTGCTGTCACCTTGTGACCCGCAGATTCCAACATTGGCTTCACCTTGTACCAACTCCAAGCTCCATGGCAAGCCCCATGCACCAGAACAAAATGCTTCCTATTTTTACAATGCCCTGTACTCATCATgctcaaacaaaaaattaaaatcagaaCAACTTTTTCTGAACTCATCTTGTGTTCTTCTCGTGGTTCCTCCTCTAGTTCCTTTCTCACTATATATAGACTGAGAAAGGGTTTCTTGTCGGcaaattaaagtttattaagataattaccggttttctttttgtaaatacaCTCGTTAATAtgttttactaaaatttatttgaaataaataacaattttgtGAATCACACGtcttattaataaatttatcaaacagttgtgtatgttaaaaaatatctcTTAATAACCTCTTTCACGTGCATTACACTTTTTAGAAGGCTATAATTTGAGTAcattatttctttcaaattagataaataataatttagaaaatttttgactgaaattaaaaaactattaattatttaattaaattgttcatgacattattattgaataaataattgttaagcTTGAGATAAATTAATTCATGGATATACacttaaatatttacaaattatgaTTGTGTTTGACAAGTAACTCTAATAactttaagtttttaattaacttataaattaattttacctCAATTAGCTAAGATTGATcgtacaaaattttcaaataaatttatgtagAAATTACTTTTGACACTTCTACTAACACTCCAAAGTCTATTAATAACTtgaaattacatgaaaatttattaaaagaaaaaaaaattatacaaagtatggaaacaaaaccaaatttaaaataaaagattatatataaaaaaacatgaacaaaatatacctattttaaaaaatatataaataaatttataaaaataaaatattaaatcatttatattattttttattttttataaataaaaattaaattaattgcaaatttcatatatatatatatatatataaaataaataaataagagttacaatttaatttcgtacttttattttttatatgtgtgcaagttaaaatataattagtaatttagtatacggttaatttaaatttatataaataaattaaatttaaaatagatgaCGCTGTTTCTGTGTTGATTTTCTCGTACTTAGCAAATATCAAAGGGATAACATAAATAGAAAGTCTGACCCAAACGATTGGTCATGGTTAGACATAGAAAATAGGTGATGGTAATGGTGATAAAACTATCTGTTTAGCAAAATAATTTCGTGTCAAACATTTTTCTATGTATAGTATCCAGAGACGAATTAATttctattcaataaaattgaaagatgtatataaaaaagaaatcaattataTTGCCATGTGTATACATACGTATATTAACCAATAGAAATAAGTTTTATGTACACATCTTTAGTCATTTTTTATCCCTATTTAACAtctaataaaaacaatattgtttattcttttaattaattcattctaaattattttatattttaaaatgaaaatataattgtgGTCATGTTGAATAggtgttaaataaaaaaattaggtcataTTCAAGTGGAACATAAATAATTAAGGCCCACAAAGGTCATTCttgattgaaataaaataattataaaatagttatttaagttAAGGGtgcaataaaataattataaagtagTTATTTAAGTTAAGGGTGCAATAGTCTTATAAGTTTGGCAGTGAATTAATGTTTACATAGTTTATTGATTTTGTTAATTACCCTTTATACAGTGCACCTATAATCCCTCTTTTCTTCCTACtctctcttttatctctttgtcCCACAGTATATTACTCCTGCCCTTCATTCTGGGACAATTATTATTACAGCTAATTACAAAAGTAATTGGAtattaaatctaatttttttaataaataaatgtaacatttattaaaaataaatatgtatttaattatatcaattagaAAAGAAATTCAAACTAACTTAAtgaattcttttaaataatttttttattacattaaaaatataatatattaatatttattacacCGACTATTTAACCTCTtctaattaataaaagattattCATAATACTTTCTTCTTGTAATCTAGTTGAAGGGGAATACTTATTTCTTGCTACATCACTAATTCTTTATGATGCAAATATTGACCtagtatttttgtaattat contains:
- the LOC114179766 gene encoding salicylic acid-binding protein 2-like codes for the protein MSSEKVVLILIFCLSMMSTGHCKNRKHFVLVHGACHGAWSWYKVKPMLESAGHKVTALDLAASGINMHNIDDVDSFAHYTQPLLQLMATIPPNEKVILVGHSLGGLSLALASDKFPQNVAANAYVTAFLPDTEHSPSYVLEKYGEITPASAWMDTKFEPSGNKTSMFFGPMLLANKLYTRSPVEDLELAKSLVRPSSLFVEDLSRQKKFSREGYGSVPRSYIVCTEDIAITAEYQEWMIKNAAINDVQKIKGADHMVMNSKPRQLVDALLKIATKYA